One genomic window of Gammaproteobacteria bacterium includes the following:
- a CDS encoding sugar porter family MFS transporter codes for MNKQNSPWFYTLYIMLFAGIGGMLYGYDIGVISGALPFMQQEIGLSTIQLSMIVAAVLGGGSIATLVSGSLSDRFGRKKLIITAACIFITGVMCLIFADTFYGVLFGRIIQGIGVGIVTIVVPLYLVETVPHQYRGRSIAIFQCFLTAGILLASVVDLKFLENGDWRIMFACALVPGVLLLLGSYKLCESPRWLFTQGKELETKKALLYCNDQVAVEKELLEMKALQRQHVVKTHLFQKQYRIPFLIALAIACLNQMTGINSLLQFSTFIIMKSGLTSVMVSMLGTLGITLLNFLTTILAFFLIDKVGRRPLMLIGTAGITLSLVFLAAVSFFIPVSALQGYLTIVGMLFYIIAFAIGPGVIVWLCLSEILPTPIRGNGMAVCLFANSLTSTLLAGVFLAIAHVLGYAGNFILCGIATLFYFILIYRFLPESNQKTLEEIEQTFAN; via the coding sequence ATGAATAAACAAAATAGTCCGTGGTTTTATACGCTATATATCATGTTATTTGCCGGAATCGGCGGCATGTTGTATGGCTACGATATTGGGGTGATCAGTGGCGCGTTGCCTTTTATGCAGCAAGAAATTGGTTTAAGCACCATACAGCTCTCCATGATTGTTGCCGCAGTGTTGGGTGGAGGATCGATTGCAACGCTTGTCAGTGGCAGTCTTTCTGATAGGTTTGGCCGCAAAAAATTGATTATAACGGCAGCATGTATTTTTATTACGGGCGTGATGTGTTTGATTTTTGCAGATACTTTTTATGGAGTATTATTTGGACGAATTATCCAGGGTATAGGTGTTGGTATTGTCACCATTGTTGTGCCGCTTTATTTAGTAGAGACCGTGCCACATCAATATCGTGGGCGCAGCATTGCGATTTTTCAATGTTTTCTAACTGCCGGTATTTTATTGGCATCTGTGGTTGATCTTAAATTTTTAGAGAATGGCGATTGGCGTATCATGTTTGCCTGCGCGCTTGTTCCTGGTGTTCTTTTATTGTTAGGTAGCTATAAACTATGCGAGTCTCCACGCTGGTTGTTTACTCAAGGTAAAGAGCTTGAAACTAAAAAAGCATTACTTTATTGCAATGATCAAGTGGCAGTTGAAAAAGAACTGTTAGAAATGAAAGCGTTGCAGCGTCAACATGTAGTTAAAACGCATCTTTTTCAAAAACAATATCGCATCCCGTTTTTAATAGCGTTAGCAATAGCCTGTTTAAATCAAATGACTGGAATTAATTCGTTATTACAATTTAGTACATTTATTATTATGAAATCCGGTCTGACATCGGTGATGGTGTCAATGTTAGGAACATTAGGAATTACTTTATTGAATTTTTTGACCACAATACTGGCATTCTTCTTGATTGATAAAGTGGGTCGTCGTCCTTTAATGTTAATAGGTACGGCAGGAATTACATTATCCTTAGTTTTTCTAGCGGCCGTTTCTTTTTTTATTCCTGTCAGTGCATTACAAGGATATCTCACTATTGTAGGTATGTTATTTTATATCATCGCTTTTGCGATTGGGCCAGGTGTGATTGTTTGGTTATGTTTATCTGAAATTTTACCTACTCCCATTCGCGGCAATGGAATGGCGGTATGTTTGTTTGCTAACTCACTGACATCGACTTTGTTAGCCGGAGTGTTTTTAGCAATTGCACATGTTTTAGGGTATGCGGGTAATTTTATTTTATGTGGCATTGCGACGTTATTTTATTTTATATTGATTTATCGTTTTTTACCTGAATCTAATCAGAAAACTCTAGAAGAAATTGAACAAACTTTTGCGAACTAA